From one Terriglobia bacterium genomic stretch:
- the dapB gene encoding 4-hydroxy-tetrahydrodipicolinate reductase: MNLVLLGHGKTGSLVEQIARERGHSVLVVSSAENKNGAALTSDTLTGVDAVIDFTTPEAVIPNMEACARAGANIVVGTTGWYKDLDRVQRLVEDSGIALVWASNFSIGVNLFFHIAHMAAAALNYGYHGSIMERHHVHKKDAPSGTAVMIQKLIERAAGKKLEITSVREGETIGMHVVLLDSPEDSILLTHDAKNRRGFALGAVRAAEWIAGKKGFYDFASIFDQL; encoded by the coding sequence ATGAACCTCGTTCTCCTCGGCCACGGCAAAACCGGTTCGCTCGTCGAGCAGATCGCCCGTGAGCGCGGACACAGCGTTCTCGTCGTCTCTTCCGCCGAGAACAAGAACGGCGCAGCCCTCACCAGCGACACTCTTACCGGCGTCGACGCTGTCATCGACTTCACCACGCCCGAAGCCGTCATTCCCAACATGGAAGCATGCGCCCGAGCCGGCGCCAACATCGTCGTCGGCACCACCGGGTGGTACAAGGACCTCGACCGCGTGCAGCGCCTCGTCGAAGACTCCGGCATCGCGCTCGTCTGGGCCTCGAACTTCTCCATCGGCGTGAACCTCTTCTTCCACATTGCGCACATGGCCGCCGCCGCGCTCAATTACGGATACCACGGCTCCATCATGGAGCGTCACCATGTTCATAAGAAGGACGCGCCCTCCGGGACCGCGGTGATGATCCAGAAGCTGATCGAGCGCGCCGCCGGGAAAAAACTCGAGATCACCTCCGTACGCGAGGGCGAAACCATCGGAATGCACGTCGTCCTGCTCGACTCGCCTGAAGACAGCATTCTTCTTACCCACGACGCCAAGAACCGTCGCGGCTTCGCCCTAGGCGCCGTCCGAGCCGCCGAGTGGATCGCCGGCAAAAAAGGCTTCTACGACTTCGCCAGCATCTTCGACCAACTGTGA
- the lysC gene encoding lysine-sensitive aspartokinase 3, whose product MLVMKFGGTSVMDAEAIDRACQIVRGRLDRKPVVVVSAMAKVTDTLLAMARAAGSGDRDRALELSRGLRERHYSTAGELLGTGIFTQFHAELEEEFNNLDELLRGIAAVGELTPRTSDYVVSYGERLSSKICTAAFCARGLNAVLVDSREVMITDAQHTKAVPQVQEIDDRAKQLIKPVVDAGGVPILGGFIGATKQGVQTTIGRGGSDYSAALFGAALHASAIEIWTDVDGMLTTDPNLCPDAKRIKVISFEEAAELAYFGAKVLHPATVLPAVQKDIPVRVLNSRNPDCEGTLIVSRAPHSNSIFKAIAAKKRITIVDVVATRMLMAHGYLRQIFEIFDKHRCAVDVVSTSEVSVSLTVDSNEAIPDIAADLEAIADVKYSGRKAIVCLVGENIREKAGVAAQVFSALEDINVRMISQGASEINITFVIDEADVPEAVRRLHKRFFSAPDPEIFAD is encoded by the coding sequence ATGCTCGTAATGAAATTCGGTGGAACCTCGGTCATGGATGCCGAGGCCATCGATCGCGCCTGTCAAATCGTTCGCGGACGCCTCGACCGCAAGCCGGTCGTAGTCGTCAGCGCCATGGCCAAGGTCACCGACACCTTGCTTGCCATGGCCCGCGCCGCCGGATCCGGAGATCGCGACCGCGCCCTCGAACTCTCTCGCGGCCTGCGCGAGCGCCACTACAGCACCGCCGGCGAACTGCTCGGCACCGGCATTTTCACCCAGTTCCACGCCGAACTCGAAGAGGAGTTCAATAATCTCGACGAACTTCTTCGCGGCATCGCCGCCGTCGGCGAACTCACGCCCCGAACGTCCGATTACGTCGTCAGCTACGGCGAGCGCCTCTCCAGCAAGATCTGCACTGCCGCTTTCTGCGCCCGCGGCCTGAATGCCGTTCTCGTCGACTCTCGCGAAGTGATGATCACCGACGCGCAGCACACCAAGGCCGTTCCGCAAGTGCAGGAAATCGACGATCGCGCCAAGCAGTTGATCAAGCCCGTGGTCGACGCCGGCGGCGTTCCCATTCTCGGCGGTTTCATCGGTGCGACGAAACAAGGTGTGCAGACGACCATCGGTCGCGGCGGCTCCGACTACTCCGCCGCTCTCTTCGGCGCAGCCCTTCACGCCAGCGCGATCGAAATCTGGACCGACGTCGACGGCATGCTCACGACCGACCCGAATCTCTGTCCTGACGCCAAACGCATCAAGGTCATCAGCTTTGAAGAGGCCGCTGAACTCGCCTACTTCGGCGCCAAAGTCCTGCACCCCGCGACGGTTCTCCCCGCCGTCCAAAAAGATATTCCGGTCCGGGTGCTGAACTCGCGCAACCCTGACTGCGAAGGCACGCTCATCGTCTCTCGCGCGCCGCACTCCAACAGCATCTTCAAAGCCATCGCCGCCAAGAAGCGCATCACCATCGTCGACGTCGTCGCCACCCGCATGCTGATGGCTCACGGCTACCTGCGCCAGATCTTCGAAATCTTCGACAAGCACCGTTGCGCTGTCGACGTAGTCTCCACTTCCGAGGTCAGCGTCTCGCTCACGGTAGATTCCAACGAGGCCATCCCCGACATCGCCGCCGATCTCGAAGCCATCGCCGACGTGAAATACTCCGGTCGCAAGGCCATCGTCTGCCTCGTCGGCGAGAACATTCGAGAGAAGGCGGGCGTAGCCGCGCAGGTCTTCAGCGCGCTCGAAGACATCAACGTCCGCATGATTTCCCAGGGCGCATCGGAAATTAACATCACCTTCGTGATCGACGAAGCCGACGTACCCGAAGCCGTCCGCCGCCTGCACAAACGTTTCTTCTCCGCGCCCGACCCCGAGATCTTCGCGGACTGA
- a CDS encoding cytochrome P450 yields MSATELQLPQPSGYRFPPGMPNNLAWQALKHRRLVNPIIHFQNLAAKYGDIAHYKVRNDHVIFLNSPEYIRDVLIVQHANFVKERTQRRSKLLLGEGMITVDGAAHRKERQVAQPAFHRQQVPAYAETIVRRAARVRDQWHEGERDIYQDMMKLALGTVGETLFRTELGDDIEALNAGVADIMNVYHAMVLMPGVKYLIHLPFTPLHKFLLARRRLHRTLDRMIAEHRNAPLSESPDLLDLMLSAQQQMGWTESDLRDQVVTVFLAGYETMAIALTWTWYLLSQNPDARDKMYAEIDEVLGGRLPTYDDLPCLCYTEMVLAESMRLYPPAWAMGREAIADFELGPYRLPKGTTVLMSQFVLQRDPRFFPDPLRFDPLRHTPEAKASRQRFTYFPFGMGPRQCIGEAFAWMEGILVLATFAQRWKMDLVPGHPVEPEPLFTLRPKYGMKMRIQAR; encoded by the coding sequence ATGTCAGCAACCGAACTCCAACTTCCCCAACCCTCTGGCTACCGCTTCCCTCCCGGAATGCCGAACAATCTCGCCTGGCAGGCCCTAAAGCACCGCCGCCTCGTCAATCCGATCATCCATTTTCAGAACCTTGCGGCGAAGTACGGCGACATCGCCCATTACAAGGTTCGCAATGACCACGTCATCTTCCTGAACAGCCCCGAGTACATTCGCGACGTACTCATCGTGCAGCATGCGAATTTCGTGAAAGAACGTACTCAGCGTCGCTCCAAGCTGCTGCTCGGCGAAGGGATGATCACCGTCGATGGCGCCGCCCATCGCAAGGAGCGCCAGGTCGCGCAACCCGCGTTCCACCGCCAGCAGGTCCCCGCATACGCGGAGACCATCGTCCGCCGCGCCGCCCGGGTTCGCGACCAGTGGCACGAAGGCGAACGCGACATTTATCAGGACATGATGAAGCTCGCCCTTGGCACGGTGGGCGAGACATTGTTCCGAACTGAATTGGGCGATGACATCGAAGCGCTAAACGCCGGGGTGGCGGATATCATGAACGTCTACCACGCGATGGTTCTGATGCCCGGCGTGAAATATCTCATCCACCTGCCATTCACACCCCTGCACAAGTTTCTGCTGGCCCGCCGCCGATTGCACAGAACCCTGGACCGCATGATTGCCGAACATCGCAACGCACCTTTATCCGAATCTCCCGACCTGCTCGACCTCATGCTTTCCGCTCAGCAGCAGATGGGCTGGACCGAATCCGACCTCCGCGACCAGGTCGTCACCGTCTTTCTCGCTGGCTACGAAACCATGGCCATCGCGCTCACCTGGACCTGGTACCTGCTTTCCCAAAACCCAGACGCGCGCGACAAGATGTACGCCGAAATCGACGAGGTCCTCGGCGGTCGCCTGCCGACCTACGACGACCTCCCGTGCCTGTGCTACACCGAGATGGTGCTGGCCGAATCGATGCGTCTTTATCCTCCCGCATGGGCGATGGGCAGGGAAGCGATTGCCGACTTCGAACTCGGTCCCTACCGGCTGCCGAAGGGCACCACCGTCCTCATGAGCCAGTTCGTTCTGCAACGAGATCCACGCTTCTTCCCCGATCCCTTGCGCTTCGATCCCCTTCGCCACACGCCCGAGGCCAAAGCATCTCGCCAGCGCTTCACTTATTTCCCCTTCGGCATGGGACCGCGCCAGTGCATCGGCGAAGCCTTCGCTTGGATGGAAGGTATCCTCGTCCTCGCTACCTTCGCGCAACGCTGGAAGATGGATCTCGTCCCCGGCCATCCTGTTGAACCCGAACCGCTGTTTACCCTGCGCCCGAAGTATGGAATGAAGATGCGAATCCAGGCGCGCTGA
- a CDS encoding type IV pilus twitching motility protein PilT, which produces MHIDDLLRIAMERKASDLHLKVGNYPHIRVDGELVPLSDHPRVSAEDMLNMAFSMMSNRQKQKFKESAELDMAYGVAGLGRFRVNVFQQRGNVGLVLRMIPTKIRSLDELYLPTIIEKICDESRGLVLVTGVTGSGKSTTLAAMIDRINSMRPEHIITIEDPIEFLHRDKKGFVNQREVEVDTPSFGSALRASLRQDPDVILVGEMRDLETIQTALHAAETGHMVFSTLHTLDAVETINRIISVFPPPEQKQIRLQLAATLRGVISQRLVKRSDGAGRVPAVEVLISTAYIRECIITPEKTRGIKDALAQGTSQYGMQTFDQSLYDLLQQGLISYETALENASNPDDFKLRVQGISGTAESTREMEGSGIGGLGHGASRF; this is translated from the coding sequence ATGCACATTGACGATCTACTGCGTATCGCGATGGAGCGCAAGGCCTCCGACTTGCATTTGAAGGTCGGGAACTACCCGCACATCCGCGTCGACGGTGAACTGGTTCCGCTGAGCGACCACCCGCGCGTGAGCGCCGAGGACATGCTGAACATGGCCTTCAGCATGATGTCGAACCGGCAGAAGCAAAAGTTTAAGGAGTCGGCCGAACTCGATATGGCCTATGGGGTCGCCGGGTTGGGCCGGTTCCGCGTGAACGTTTTTCAGCAGCGCGGGAACGTCGGACTCGTACTCCGCATGATTCCAACGAAGATCCGCTCGCTCGACGAGTTGTACCTGCCCACCATCATTGAAAAGATTTGCGACGAGTCGCGCGGGTTGGTGCTGGTCACGGGCGTTACGGGTTCCGGTAAATCGACCACGCTAGCGGCGATGATCGACCGCATCAACTCGATGCGACCGGAGCACATTATCACCATCGAGGACCCGATCGAATTCCTGCATCGCGATAAAAAGGGTTTCGTCAACCAGCGCGAAGTGGAAGTGGATACGCCATCGTTCGGTTCAGCATTGCGCGCCAGCTTGCGCCAGGACCCCGACGTGATTCTGGTTGGCGAAATGCGCGATTTGGAAACGATCCAGACCGCGCTGCACGCGGCCGAAACCGGCCACATGGTGTTCTCGACGTTGCACACTTTAGACGCAGTGGAAACGATCAACCGCATCATCTCTGTCTTTCCGCCCCCGGAGCAGAAGCAGATTCGCCTGCAACTCGCGGCAACTCTGCGCGGCGTCATCAGCCAGCGCCTGGTAAAGCGCTCGGACGGTGCAGGGCGAGTTCCCGCGGTCGAGGTGCTGATCTCAACGGCGTATATTCGCGAGTGCATCATTACGCCCGAGAAGACGCGCGGAATCAAAGATGCGTTGGCGCAGGGCACCTCTCAGTACGGCATGCAGACCTTCGACCAATCCCTCTACGATCTTTTGCAGCAAGGATTGATCAGCTACGAAACGGCGCTGGAGAATGCGTCGAACCCGGACGATTTCAAGTTGCGCGTACAAGGAATTTCAGGAACGGCGGAATCGACGCGCGAGATGGAGGGCTCCGGAATCGGCGGATTGGGCCACGGCGCATCGCGGTTCTGA
- a CDS encoding outer membrane beta-barrel protein — MKKVAFFVLLLTQFSVLALAQSSGASTTSEQNGSAEAYFGFAHVTGDLGQNGWELSGAKNFNQYLAAEADFTGSYGNTSILTTTFKQHQYSFLFGPKVMFNLENTDRWTPFAHLLFGVGHMGLDSNVPGVTDGDTSFAWALGGGIDYNITHNIAARGKVDIFHTDYFGTGDAHARYGFGLVYKFGR; from the coding sequence GTGAAGAAAGTCGCCTTCTTCGTTCTTCTGCTCACCCAATTTTCCGTTCTGGCACTGGCGCAGAGTTCAGGTGCATCGACAACGTCAGAACAGAACGGCTCGGCTGAGGCATACTTCGGCTTCGCTCACGTGACGGGCGACCTTGGCCAGAATGGATGGGAACTCTCCGGTGCGAAAAATTTCAACCAGTACCTTGCGGCCGAAGCGGATTTCACGGGCTCGTATGGCAATACCTCGATTCTCACTACCACCTTCAAGCAACATCAATATTCGTTCCTGTTTGGTCCGAAGGTGATGTTTAACTTGGAGAATACGGACAGATGGACGCCATTCGCACATCTTCTATTCGGCGTAGGACACATGGGGCTCGACTCTAATGTCCCGGGCGTTACGGATGGAGACACGTCTTTTGCGTGGGCGCTCGGTGGGGGCATTGATTACAACATCACCCATAACATTGCGGCGCGCGGCAAAGTCGATATCTTCCACACGGACTACTTCGGTACCGGCGACGCGCATGCGCGCTACGGATTTGGACTCGTCTACAAGTTCGGGCGCTGA
- a CDS encoding regulatory protein RecX — protein MAFRRSRTAKTYDENSLYEYAVGALSRKMRTVAEIKRLMRQRVHAQSDGAELIEKVIERLKQLRYLNDTQYATSYSQYRQENEKFGRMRVVQDLKAKGVHSDVIDKTVAAAYSGVNEEKLARDFLQKKRAKKPRDQKESARLFRMLVRAGFSSRAIFKVLKSWDVEDETLSALEQERADAELAAQAERDE, from the coding sequence ATGGCCTTCCGCCGCTCCCGAACCGCAAAAACGTACGACGAGAATTCGCTCTACGAGTACGCTGTAGGCGCGCTAAGCCGCAAAATGCGCACGGTCGCTGAAATCAAGCGCCTTATGCGACAACGTGTACACGCGCAGTCTGATGGGGCCGAACTCATAGAGAAAGTGATTGAGCGGCTGAAACAGCTGCGCTATCTCAACGACACGCAGTATGCGACCTCCTACTCGCAATACCGGCAAGAGAATGAGAAGTTCGGCCGGATGCGAGTAGTGCAGGACCTGAAAGCCAAAGGTGTTCATTCGGACGTAATAGATAAGACCGTGGCGGCAGCGTACTCGGGCGTGAACGAGGAGAAGCTGGCGCGGGATTTCCTGCAGAAGAAGCGCGCGAAGAAGCCGAGGGATCAGAAAGAATCCGCTCGGCTCTTCCGCATGCTGGTTCGGGCGGGGTTCAGTTCGCGCGCCATCTTCAAGGTCCTGAAATCCTGGGACGTCGAAGACGAGACGCTGAGCGCGCTGGAGCAGGAGCGGGCGGACGCAGAACTCGCAGCGCAGGCGGAGCGGGACGAATGA
- a CDS encoding DNA-3-methyladenine glycosylase: MSPRQPDFTEAVEHLKNADPKLAELIERVGPCTMQIRHHHSIFYTLMRAITYQQLAGAAAAKILARVELCCSGNGTQPTPEQVLAASDEALRGAGLSRNKMAAIRDLATKTLDGTVPELSAIRSMNDEEIIERITQVRGIGRWTVEMLLIFRLGRRDVLPVDDYGVRKGAQVTYRMRKLPNKERLTKVAEKWRPWRSIGSWYMWRALEIKTVGEK; this comes from the coding sequence ATGAGCCCGCGCCAGCCGGATTTCACCGAAGCCGTCGAGCACCTCAAGAACGCCGATCCGAAGCTGGCAGAGCTGATCGAGCGCGTCGGTCCGTGCACGATGCAGATACGGCATCATCACAGCATCTTCTATACGCTGATGCGGGCAATCACTTACCAGCAACTCGCGGGAGCGGCAGCGGCAAAAATCCTGGCGAGAGTGGAACTGTGCTGCTCCGGTAACGGGACTCAGCCGACGCCGGAGCAGGTGCTGGCGGCCTCGGACGAGGCGCTGCGTGGGGCAGGACTATCCCGAAACAAAATGGCGGCGATCCGCGATCTCGCGACGAAGACTCTGGACGGAACCGTGCCGGAACTCTCGGCAATTCGCTCAATGAATGATGAAGAGATCATTGAGCGCATTACCCAAGTGCGGGGAATCGGGCGCTGGACCGTGGAGATGCTGCTGATCTTCCGGCTAGGCCGACGTGACGTATTGCCCGTGGACGACTACGGCGTTCGCAAAGGCGCGCAGGTTACGTATCGCATGCGCAAGCTGCCGAACAAAGAACGCCTGACGAAAGTCGCGGAGAAGTGGCGGCCCTGGAGGAGTATCGGAAGTTGGTATATGTGGCGCGCGCTGGAGATCAAGACGGTGGGAGAGAAGTAA